GCCGGTCGATGTTGTGCTGGCGGACTTCAATCATGACGGTCTCCCGGATATCGCGACGGCAAATGCCGGTGTTACGAGCCTCTCGGTAGCGCTCAACAACGGTGCCGGTTTTGACAGTGCGGTGGGTACGACGCTCGCCGGTGGTGCTTCTACGCTGGCGGTCGGACATCTCGACAGCGACGGCAACCTGGACATGGTCGTGGGCCATAGTACAGCCGATGCCTACGTTTTGACCGGAAACGGTGCGGGCATGTTCAGCGGGGTCTATCAGGTGAGCGCGGTCAACGATACGCAGCAGGTTGCCATCGAAGACCTCGACCATGACGGGGACGGGGATGTGCTGATCCTTGCCGGTACCGGAGCGGCAGCAAGGCTGCGGGTATTCTTCAACGCCTCGCTGGTCTTCACCGAGTCGACTTCCTCCCCATATGTGGCAACCAACTCCGATTCAACCGCCTTTGGGCTGGCCGACTTCAACAACGACGGCTTCGCCGATGTGATGATCTCTTCGCCCTCGGGCGTGCAGCGCTTTATCAATGATGGAAACGGCGACTTCGCCATCTTTGGAACGACCGGGACAGCGGAATCTACCCCGGTCTGGTCGGAGGCGGTCGACGTGGACGGAGACCGGAACCAGGACTTGCTGGTTCTCCACGCGAGCAGCCAGCTCAGTCTGATGCTTGGCGACGGAAGCGGAAATCTCTCTGAAGAGAACCATTCGCCGTTCCCGGCCAACATGGGTGTCAATGACGGCGCGCTGCTGGATATCGACGGCAACGGACGCGTCGATCTGGCAGTGAGCCTCGATACTGCAAACGAGATCGACTTCTATGGCAATAACGCTCCCGAGCCCAAAGCTGTCTCGATTGGTACCGGGTTCAGCACCACCTGCCTCGTCGATGCAATGGGGGATGGCTACTGCACGGGTAGCGACAACGTGAGCGGCACGCTCGGCAACGGTAACCCGATCGCCGATGTGCAGCAGCCCGATCCGGTGGACACTACCAATGTCACCGGCACGGGCCGGTGGCTCAAGATCGATCCGGGTTCGACGGTCAGTTGCGGTCTCACGATCGAGCACGACGCCTATTGCTGGGGCAACGCCGCACTTGTGGGCGACAATGGCGGTCCCAATCCGGCGCCCGAGCCGCAGGCGGTCGCAACCGGGCCGATCGGCGGTTCCACGAAGTTCGCCGACATCCAGGTCGGCAACGGTTCAATTTGCGGCCTGATGGTCGATGGCGACGCCTACTGCTGGGGCCTCGACAACAACAACGAGCTGGGCAACGGGCCGGGAACCGCTACGCTGGATATCCCGAGCGCGGTGGATACCACCAACGTGGTTGGCAGCGGGAAGTTCAAGAAGATTGCCATCGGCACCGACCATGGCTGCGCAATCTCGCGGGAGGGCGACGCCTACTGCTGGGGCAGCAACGCCAACGACCGGCTGGGTGATGGCAGCGGCACGAACCAGGACATCCCGGTGCAGGTTGATACGACCAACATCGGCGCGGGTTCGACCGAGTTTGTCGACATTGCACCGGGCGGCTCGCAGACCTGCGGTCTCATGAGCGACGGCGTGGTTTACTGCTGGGGCAACGACACCCCCGGCGCACTGGGCAATGGTGCCGGCACCAATTCGGAGACGACGCCCACCACGCCGGTCGATACCGGTGCGATTACGGGCTACAAGGACTTCCGCGAGATCGAGGCGGGCAACCAGTTCACCTGCGGAATCCTGGCCGACGGGCGCAGCTACTGCTGGGGTGCCGACGGCAACGGTGAGCTTGGAAACGACCCGGCATTCTCGAATGCCGATTCGCCGGTGAAGGTAGACGTTACCGGTCTGCCCTCGAACCAGGAGTTCAAACTCATTACACCGGGCGTCACCCACACCTGCGGCCTGGCCTATGATGGCAGCGCCTGGTGCTGGGGTCTCGACGATGCCGGTCAGCTCGGCGGCACGCTCGGCGATGACACCTCCGGGGTTCCGGCGCCGGTGACCGGCTTCTAGTCTGGTATAAAGCCACAATGCGAAAGGGCGCGCCGATGATGGCGCGCCCTTTCTTTTTTCGCTTATTCGGGAAGCAGCTTCCGGCCCGGAGGGCCCTTGAGGATCACGATGAGCTGGGCAACCCCGTCCTTCCAGCCGATTTTCTTGCCTTCCTCGCGGGTGCGGGCGCGGTAGGTGATGGGCACATTGGCCACGCGTGCTCCCAGGCGGATGAGCTCGGCCGCCAGCTCGGGATCGAAGCAGAAGCGATTTTCCGTGGAAGTCACGTAGGGCAGATACTTGCTGCGGAAGGCCTTGTAGCAGGTCTCCATATCCAGCACGTTCGTGCGGTTGCGCGTATTGAACACCCAGGAGAGAAAGCGGTTGGCCGCGAAGTAGAGCGGGCGCATGTGCTCGGGCCGTCCTTTGTGAAAGCGGTCGCCGAAGACCACGTCGGCGCGTCCGGCCTGCATGGGCTCGAGCAGGACGGGGTAATCCTCTGGCCAGTACTCGAGGTCGGCATCCTGAATGACGACATATTCGTGCGAGACGTGTTCGAAACCGCGGCGCACAGCCGAGCCCTTGCCTTGGTTGGGGCTCTGACGAATCAGACGGATCTGGGGGAGCTCGCTCTCGATGAGGCGCTCGACAAGCTCGCTGCTGCCATCGCTGGAGGCATCGTCGACCACGATGATCTCGCCGACGACCGGCTGCGCGGCGACGCGGCGCAGAATTTCTTCGAGAAAGTCCGCCTCGTTGTGGACGGGCATGATGACCGACAGGCACGGCGCGCCGCCGGGCGCAGGGGAATTTGCGTGTGGCTCACTCATGGGCAAATACAATCCGGCCGCGCCGGGGCGAGCCGATAAACATCAGTAATTCCAAGCAGTTATGCCTGCCTAGGCGATTCTGCCGAGCTCGCCGGCCACCTTCTTGGGGACGCCCTTTTCCTTGTACTTGATGTACTTCTTGTAGCTCTTCGGGCGACGCTTTTCGAGCCAGACCAGGAACTCGTCGGCCTTCTGGAAATAGGCCTTGTGCAGCGGCTCATCGGGCCAGCGCACTTCGCAGTCTTTCCAGTCGTAATCGCGGCAGATCTCGGGGCGCGTCTCGTAGACGCCGCACAGCCCATTCTCGGTCAGATTCTCGCACTTGCTGTCGAACTGGATGTACCAGTCGCCATCGAAGTCCAGGAAGATACTCACGTTGGGGTGGTAGAGGTACCACATCACGCAGTCGTAGTCGGAATGGGTTGTCGGCTCGTCGATTTCCGTCGCCACGTAGCTGCAGCACTGGATGCAGTTGTAGCAGGGGTGGTCCTTTTCCTTCTTCATGGGAGAGTTGAGGACTGGAAGAACCATCATGGTGCGCGCGGCGCTCGGGTCGAGCTGCACAACCTTCTTCGCCTTTTTGGCTTTCTTGTCCTTCTTGTTCTTCTGCTTGTCTTTCTTCTTGCCCATGGTGCGTGAGTTCCCTTGTCTGGAGGGCACGCAGCGGCTCCGTTGCTGAAGCGCTGCTGCGTGCTGTGTCCCCTTCGATAGCGTGCATGGCCCGATGGGTCCAGCCGCCGCGCCCATTCATGTGGGTTCGTGACAAGGATGCCACGGGCGGTCATGTTGAAGCCATGAGCTTGAGCTCTCAAAAATCGTCGGACGCGGCGCTCGCGCGGCTGGCCCGTCGCATCGAGGGCTGCGAGGCCTGCCCGCGGCTGGTGAGCTGGCGCGGAGAGGTCGCACGCGAGAAACGCAGGGCCTTTGCCGCCGAGACCTATTGGGGCAGGCCGGTGCCGGGATTTGGCGATCCGGCGGCCCGCATTCTCATCGTGGGTCTTGCCCCCGGCGCCCATGGGGCCAACCGAACGGGCAGGCCCTTTACCGGGGATCGCTCGGGGCAGTGGCTCTACCGGGCGCTCCATCGTGCCGGGCTCTCCAGCAGGGCCGAATCGGTACGGGCCGGAGACGGCCTGCGCCTTCGGCACGTCTGGATCACCAATCTCGTGCGCTGCGTTCCGCCGCAAAATCGTCCTGCCGGCGATGAGCTAAAGGCCTGCAGCGTATTCCTGGATGAAGAACTGCGCCTGCTGGGGCGCGTGCGGGTCGTCCTGGCACTGGGTGGAACGGCCTGGAATCAGAGCTGGAAGACTTTGGGCGGAGCCACGCCGCACCCGCGCTTCGGCCATCTGGCCCAGGCACAGTTGGGTGGAAAAACCCTGTTGGGTTCCTACCATCCGAGCCAGCAGAATACCTTTACGGGCAGACTGACCGAGCCGATGTTCGATGAGGTGTTTACGCGCGCCCGCTCTCTGGCCGCGCTTCCGAAAAAGCGAAAGCGTTAGGGAACGAAGGTGAGCTTGTCCGGAGCGCCGGCATAGGACTTCTCGAGCGCCGCGCGCTCTTCTTCGAGCATCGCGCCCTGCGCCACGCGCAAGGGCAGGGGGGCGAGCGCGCCGAGGATCGTCTCAAGCGATTGCACGCTGGTAAGGCCGGGCACATGCCCCTCGAACTGGAAGCGCGTGGGCGCGACGGTGGTCATCGGTCGGACAGGAAGCTCCAGCGCCGCGACGCGTGCGTCGATGAACGCCAGCGGCGCCCCCAGTGTGCCGGTGCCGTCGTAAACTTCAAAACTCTCGAACGCGGAAAAGTCCTGCATCTTCAATAGTGAGAGCAGCGCCGCCAGCGTCTGGCCGGTTGCAGTTGTCTCGGCCGCCGCTTCATTGTCGGAATAGGAGAGCGGCTCGACGAGCAGCAACGTCGCCGCCCGTGCGCGCACCTCTTCAGGGACCTGCGCTTCGATCAGGGTGCGGACACGCGGGAAGTAGATGAGAAGCCCGCTGCCACTGCCACTCTCGCGGCGCGCGCGCAGGCCCGTCCAGGAATCCTCCCAGCGGTTTTTCTCCAGCGGCTTCCAGCGCGCGGGTTCGACCAGTGCTTCAAAATTCGGATCCAGCAGGCGGCGCACCAGATCGGCGCGTGCCTCGCGCGTGGCGGGAAACGGGGCTTTCCGGCGTGCCTCCAGCACTTGCCGGGTCATCCATTCGGAAATCTGGGGGTAGGGACCGTCGCCGGCGAAGAGCTCTTTCGCGGCAACCAGCGGCAGACCCGCCGGGGCGAAGGGAACCTCGATCAGATCGCGCGGCCACCACTTCAGCTCGGTCGTCTTCGCCAGGTCGGCAAGGCGCGCCCCCAGTGGCTGCGGCTCGCGTGAGAGCAGTCCCGAATCCTGTGCACGCGGCAGGATTCCCTGCTCGGCCAGATACTTCAGCGCCGGGGGCGAGAGGTAGTAGGGCAGGTGAGGCCCTTGCCTGACCACAACGTCCTGCAGGCGCGCGAATTCATCGGCCGGCAGCAGTGCCCGGGCCTTTGTCGCCATCTCCGAGAGCAGCGCCAGTCGGCGCGTCTCATCCGGGACGAAGGTGTTGTCCTTGCCGCCGTTGATCCAGAGCGTGGGGTGAGCATGGGCATTGAGGGCGAGGAGTTCGTCGAGTCTGATCGCCCGGCTCAGCCCCGGCACGCGCCAGCCACCGGCGGCAAGGCCGGGAACCTCCGCCGGGACGACCAGCGTGGAGGCGGCAACGAGCACATCGACGCGCTCGTCGAGCAGGCCGGTGAGCAGCGCCGTCCAGCCACCCAGCGAATAGCCTGCCACCGCGAGCGGCAGCTTGCCGGTGCGCGCGTCGGCGCGCGCCGCGGAGATGAGGCGGCGGATGTCGCTGACCTGCACCCCGAGCAGCGGGCGGCCGACATCGGCACTGATGGCCAGCACGTCATCGTTGAGAAACTCACGGGCGCGTATTTCCGGGGTATGGCTGCGTTCGCCCTCCCCAAGTGTGTCCCAGCCGATGCAGGCGGCGCCCGCGCTGACGAAGGCCGCACATGAGAGCTGGGAGAGAAAATCGTGCTTGTTCTGCCCGGTGCCGTTCGCCAGTACGACAACGGACTTGGGAGTGCTGTCGGGGGGCAGCCACAAAAGCGCGGGCAGGTCGAGCGCGTCGCCGGGCCCGCTGACGCGCCAGGCCTCCACCCGCGCATGGGGGAGACGTTTTCCCCAGACCTTCTTCACCATCGTGATGGGTGCCGGGGCCTGGATTCCCAGGGCGGCCAGCACCGGGGGGCGGGCGCGCACGAGGGCTGCGCCCAGGGCGCCGGGACTTGCATCCAGACCGGGGAATTGGGCGATTTTTGCGCGCAGGTAGGCATCATAGCGCGCGAAGCGCTGCTGGCGGCGCTCAACGCTCTTCTTGGCCAGGGCTTCCTCGGACGGCGGGTGGGGCCCGCTCAGCGGTTTGCGTTCGCTCGCGCTGTCGCAAGCGGCTAGGCCGAGCAGCAGAAGAAGCACGCACAGAAGTTCTCGCCGCATGAAACAGGTCCCTTTCCCCGGACTCCCCACGCGTGAGATCGGCCCCTTTTACCGCCGGATGCGGCAGCTATGATGGGGGCTCGCCGCGTGGGAGTCGCCCCCAATCCTACCAGTCAGGAATCGCGACACAAGCAAGCGCCCGCGGCGGGCGAGGGAGAGTCATCTATGAAAGCAATGCTGTTCACGCTGGTCCTGCTGGCCGGCACCACCGCAGGCTTCGACAAGCCCGAGAGCGCCTACTGGTACGCCCCCGGCCGGAACTGGTTCGTCTCCAACGTGGCGGGATCGCCCGTGGGCAAGGACGGCAACGGCTGGATCGCGCGCCTTGACGAGAGTGGCAAGGTGACCTCTGAGAAATGGGTCTCCGGCCTCAACGCGCCCAAAGGCATGCGTGCCCACGGAGGAAAACTCTACGTGGCCGACATCGATCAGCTCCGCATCATCGATGTAGAGAAGGGCGAACTTCTTGAAAGCGTGCCCTATGAGGGGGCGAAGTTCCTCAACGACGTAGCCGTCGGTTCCGATGGCACGGTCTACATTTCCGACATGATTACCAGCAAGATTCACACCTGGAGCGGCGGCAAGGCCGGGACATTTCTGGAGGGGGAGTCGATCGAGCATCCCAACGGAATCCTGATCGACGGCGACAAACTCATCATCGCCGCCTGGGGACCGGGCATGGACCCGGCGAGTTTTGCCACGACGAGCCCCGGCCGGGTGCTCACCGTGGATCTCAAGACGAAGAAAGTTACGCCACTCGGAAGCGGCGCGCGCGTGGGGAACCTCGATGGCATTGAAAAGCGCGGCGAGGGCTACCTGGCCACGGACTACATGACCGGAAATCTCTATGAAATCTCCGCCGACGGCTCGGCGAAGCTGTTGCGCGACGGCTTTGTAAACGGCGCCGACATCGGGCTCGATCCCGCGCGCGGCCTGCTGGCGGTTCCGGAGATGGGGGCCGGCAAGGTCACATTCATCGATCTCGAAAACTGACTCGCGGCCGGCGCATTCGCGCGGTGTGACGCAAGTCCTTGCTGAGGGAGGCGCCCGAAGGGCAGCTTATAGGGGATGCGGGAGCAATTTCATGGAGTCGGGCGGCGCGCGCGGGGACTATCCCTTGCCGCGCTGTGCCTGGTGGTTGCACTCTGGTGCGGCCCCGCGCTCGCGCAGGAGCCCCCGCCCGAGGAAACCCCCGCTGCGGTTCAGGAATCCGTGGCCCAGTCGGAGCCTGAAACACCCGCCGAGACGACAGCCCCGGCGCGAACGCCCGTGGAGGAATCGAGTAACGAGCGCAAGCCCAAGCCCGGCATGATGGAGCAGCTCGAAATCTACGGCGACACGATCCCGACGATTCCAAGGCGCTTCGAACGGCGTGCGCGTGAGCTTCCCGAAGAAATTCCCGACCGGCTGCGCAACTTCCCCTCGCGGGTCAAAAAGCTTCCCAGGGACATTGAAGAAGGAATGGGTGATTTCATCCAGGAGGTCCCTTTCCCCGGCGCCCCGCCGGTGAAGGATCGCCCGCCCGGTTGGAACCGGGAATTCTTTCTGGACCTGCCGAAGGAACCCATGGACGAGGCGGAGGGCTTCGGTCTCGTCCCGCAGCTTGGTTACTCCCAGGAAACGGATTTTCTCTACGGCCTTGGATTTGCCGTGGGTTCCTGGCCCTTCAAGAAAGACCACCTGGAGATCGGTGCGGCCGGCACGACCAAAAATCAGTATGAACTCGAGTTCGACTACATCGCCCCGCAACAGGCCGGCGGCCTCTTCCGCATGGAACTCGAATCGAACCTTCGCACATGGGTGAGTTCCTACTTCGGCCAGGGAATCGATACCAACGAGAGCGATCGGGATCAGTTCGACTACGATTCCTTTAATGTGGATTTTTCCTGGTGGGTTCACCTGCCCATGCATTTTCGCGCGGGCGTGGTGTTCGGGCTGGAGGAATGGGACATCGTCCGAACGACTTTCGATCCCAACGGCATTTTCATCACCGCCACCCCGATCGGATCCAACGGCGGACGCGTGGTGACCATCGGCGGGGGGCTGGCCTTCGACAATCGCGACAACGAGTTCTTTCCCAATGACGGCGTGCTGGTCGAGGGCAGGGTGGTCAACTCCAACGACGCCTACGGCGGCGACTTCGACTACAGCCGCATGACCATCGATTTTCGCGCTTTCTGGACGCCGGTGAAGACGGGGCACGTCATCGCCCTTCGGACCTTTTACGACGTGACCTTCCAGGGCAATCCACCCTTCTTTGTGGAGCCCGTGCTCGGAGGGGCA
This genomic stretch from Chrysiogenia bacterium harbors:
- a CDS encoding VCBS repeat-containing protein produces the protein AGGTATFDDLTYDTIGFVNFDVVDMGMTLPSITPGSVQIIPPAFGLIGGATINQGAALNAIAAGDTDLDGDIDVAAVSTASDIVYTHLNQGNSTFAPFAGVAVGDQPVDVVLADFNHDGLPDIATANAGVTSLSVALNNGAGFDSAVGTTLAGGASTLAVGHLDSDGNLDMVVGHSTADAYVLTGNGAGMFSGVYQVSAVNDTQQVAIEDLDHDGDGDVLILAGTGAAARLRVFFNASLVFTESTSSPYVATNSDSTAFGLADFNNDGFADVMISSPSGVQRFINDGNGDFAIFGTTGTAESTPVWSEAVDVDGDRNQDLLVLHASSQLSLMLGDGSGNLSEENHSPFPANMGVNDGALLDIDGNGRVDLAVSLDTANEIDFYGNNAPEPKAVSIGTGFSTTCLVDAMGDGYCTGSDNVSGTLGNGNPIADVQQPDPVDTTNVTGTGRWLKIDPGSTVSCGLTIEHDAYCWGNAALVGDNGGPNPAPEPQAVATGPIGGSTKFADIQVGNGSICGLMVDGDAYCWGLDNNNELGNGPGTATLDIPSAVDTTNVVGSGKFKKIAIGTDHGCAISREGDAYCWGSNANDRLGDGSGTNQDIPVQVDTTNIGAGSTEFVDIAPGGSQTCGLMSDGVVYCWGNDTPGALGNGAGTNSETTPTTPVDTGAITGYKDFREIEAGNQFTCGILADGRSYCWGADGNGELGNDPAFSNADSPVKVDVTGLPSNQEFKLITPGVTHTCGLAYDGSAWCWGLDDAGQLGGTLGDDTSGVPAPVTGF
- a CDS encoding glycosyltransferase family 2 protein, with the protein product MSEPHANSPAPGGAPCLSVIMPVHNEADFLEEILRRVAAQPVVGEIIVVDDASSDGSSELVERLIESELPQIRLIRQSPNQGKGSAVRRGFEHVSHEYVVIQDADLEYWPEDYPVLLEPMQAGRADVVFGDRFHKGRPEHMRPLYFAANRFLSWVFNTRNRTNVLDMETCYKAFRSKYLPYVTSTENRFCFDPELAAELIRLGARVANVPITYRARTREEGKKIGWKDGVAQLIVILKGPPGRKLLPE
- a CDS encoding YkgJ family cysteine cluster protein; the encoded protein is MGKKKDKQKNKKDKKAKKAKKVVQLDPSAARTMMVLPVLNSPMKKEKDHPCYNCIQCCSYVATEIDEPTTHSDYDCVMWYLYHPNVSIFLDFDGDWYIQFDSKCENLTENGLCGVYETRPEICRDYDWKDCEVRWPDEPLHKAYFQKADEFLVWLEKRRPKSYKKYIKYKEKGVPKKVAGELGRIA
- a CDS encoding uracil-DNA glycosylase, coding for MSLSSQKSSDAALARLARRIEGCEACPRLVSWRGEVAREKRRAFAAETYWGRPVPGFGDPAARILIVGLAPGAHGANRTGRPFTGDRSGQWLYRALHRAGLSSRAESVRAGDGLRLRHVWITNLVRCVPPQNRPAGDELKACSVFLDEELRLLGRVRVVLALGGTAWNQSWKTLGGATPHPRFGHLAQAQLGGKTLLGSYHPSQQNTFTGRLTEPMFDEVFTRARSLAALPKKRKR
- a CDS encoding ATP/GTP-binding protein, which produces MKAMLFTLVLLAGTTAGFDKPESAYWYAPGRNWFVSNVAGSPVGKDGNGWIARLDESGKVTSEKWVSGLNAPKGMRAHGGKLYVADIDQLRIIDVEKGELLESVPYEGAKFLNDVAVGSDGTVYISDMITSKIHTWSGGKAGTFLEGESIEHPNGILIDGDKLIIAAWGPGMDPASFATTSPGRVLTVDLKTKKVTPLGSGARVGNLDGIEKRGEGYLATDYMTGNLYEISADGSAKLLRDGFVNGADIGLDPARGLLAVPEMGAGKVTFIDLEN
- a CDS encoding BamA/TamA family outer membrane protein; translation: MREQFHGVGRRARGLSLAALCLVVALWCGPALAQEPPPEETPAAVQESVAQSEPETPAETTAPARTPVEESSNERKPKPGMMEQLEIYGDTIPTIPRRFERRARELPEEIPDRLRNFPSRVKKLPRDIEEGMGDFIQEVPFPGAPPVKDRPPGWNREFFLDLPKEPMDEAEGFGLVPQLGYSQETDFLYGLGFAVGSWPFKKDHLEIGAAGTTKNQYELEFDYIAPQQAGGLFRMELESNLRTWVSSYFGQGIDTNESDRDQFDYDSFNVDFSWWVHLPMHFRAGVVFGLEEWDIVRTTFDPNGIFITATPIGSNGGRVVTIGGGLAFDNRDNEFFPNDGVLVEGRVVNSNDAYGGDFDYSRMTIDFRAFWTPVKTGHVIALRTFYDVTFQGNPPFFVEPVLGGAEFARGYFEGRFRDSNALAATLEYRFPIYGRINAALFFDIGQVQGSPLDFTLSDFKPTGGGSLGYLIPPGKILLVRLEMAASEDQVTFALRFGHSF